Part of the Mycoplasmopsis columboralis genome, ATGAACAACGCAAATAGTGAATACCTATTGAAAAATGCAAACTGAAAATTGATGAAGAAATTTTTCAAATTATCAATTTAAAAAGAAAAGCTCTTGTGCTATTTGCAATGTTGAACTGCTACTTTGAAAAGAATTCAGACAAAGTAGCAGTAAGCAGTTTAGATTTTAGAAAATTCAAATATGGAAATTGATCAATAGGAGAAGAAAAATACTTTTCAAAATCAACCTTTTATCAGTCATTAAAAGACTTACAAAAAATGAAACTCATTAGTTTTGAAAATGAAAGAATTAAGCTTTTAAGAAAGCTACACGAAAAAGGTAAAAGGTATTTTAAGGTTGATGATCAAGAAATGTTAAAGCAATTTGGAATGGTGAACCCAAAACAAATTTATTTTCAACTCTTAAATATGTTTTTGTTGAAAGCAAATTCTCCAAAGGAAGTGATAAGAAAAAAGTCTGAATTTAGACATAGCGACATTCGTTATGGAGAAGTTTGAGAAATAGAAAAAAGAATTTTTAGAAAGTGAGAATTTAAAATATCTTTCAGTTATTTTCTAAAAAAGAATTTTTCATATTCATCAATTTGAAGACATTTTAATTGCAAAATTTTCAAATCATTTAAAACAAATGCATTTAAGGTATTCAAAATTTTAAAAAATCTAATTAGACACGGGAAAAATCAATTTACAACAGAAAACATATTTTTTCTTGAAACAATAACAGTTAAACAACTGTAAATTAAGAAATCGTAAAAAGAGATCAATGATGGACTAGGTAATACTTTATTATCTGTGAAAACAAATAAAACGACAACTTGATTTTCAGTTTGCTAAAAGTCTTAGTTTTTTTCAGTTATTCAATTTTAGAGTCCAAAACTTGAAAAGCAAAGTAAAAAGAGATCTATTTTGGACTATTAAGTAAGTATATAAACATTAAATAAACATTAGAGTATTTAACACAATGAAGGTAAAAAAGGTATTTGTGTTAATAAGGGGGTTCAATTAGTAAAGGAGTAATTTTTGCTTTAAAGAGAATAGTAAATAAAAACAACGCTCATAGATACAAAGACAAAACAAATAAAAAAGTTAACTGAAAATACTATACCTGTAAAGATAAAAGAAACATAGTTGATTACATCACCAGAAACGATGCTTGTTTAAAAACATCTTTATCAAATTCTGAAATTAAAAAGTTAGTTGAAGAAAATGACAATAACTACAAACTAACTTTGAAAAAACTTTTAAATGAGCAAAGTAATTCTGGTTTATATCAAATTCACTCTTCAGAAGAAGTATCGCTAGTTGATATTAACGAAACCAAAAAGGTTTTTCAAAAAATAAAGTCAGATCAATTTATCTGAGATACGGTATTGAGTTTTACAGTGGAATATGCTAAAAAACATAACTTGTATTCACCCAGAGATTATGTTGAATATGCATCAAAAAATTTAAAGTGATTATTTGAAAAAGAAAAATTATCTTTCAAAGACTTAAATTTTTATGCTACTTTACATACTAACTCAGACAACCCCCATTTGCATTTAGTGTTTTTTGAAAAAGAACAAAAGTTTATTAATACCAGAAATGGGAAAAAGACTTTTAGACAAAGTGGAAGATTTAAAAAAGCAAACTTAATCAAAAATCTTCAACATCTGAATAACTTAAAATCACCACAAGAGTTAGAAGAAATCTTTGAAACAAAAAAACAAGTGTGAAACACCAAGCACACTTTACAAAAAACATACAAACAAAGCATTGTTGAACAAAATAATTTTAAAAATTCAAATCAGAAAATTACTTTACTTCAATATGAACTTTCAAAAATTAAATCACCACGCTTTAAAACTTTAAATGAAGAACTAAAACAAAAGGTTCTTAATGTTGTTGAAGAGTTAATTGAAAACAATGATGATTTGAGTAAGGAATTTTCAAAAATAACTGCATTGATAAATGAAACACCTTTTAACGATAAAGAAAAAAACAACTTTAAAGAAAAGGAGTTATCAGAACTTAAAACCAATTTAGCAAACACTTTAATTAAAGAATTGACAAACGAAAACAAATTAAAGTTAAATTACAGTTATTGAAGATTAAAAGAGATAAACCCGCATTTAGCTATTAATTACACACCAAAAGTAAATGTCAATTCAGATAATGAATCTGATAAAGATAAATCTATCAGATTACCAAAAATTATTTACAAAGCTTTAAAAAGCTACAAGAAAGCTTATGAAGTTTTCGGAACAACAAAAAATAAAAATTTATAGGAGAACAATATGAACAAAATTATTTTAAGTGGAAGAGTAAATTTAATGAAGTTTCAACTCAAACCAGTCAACGAAAATGAAAATAGAAAACTTTTAACTTTTTCTCTTGTGCATTCTGACTTTAATAAAAAAGACAATGAAAGCGAACCGATGTATTTCAACTGTATTGTTTTTGGTAGCACAGCAGAGTTAATGACAAAGCATTTTCAAAACGGAGATCCAATTTTAATTAATGGTTCATTAAATTCATACAAAGGAAAAGACAATAAATTCTACACAACAGTTGTAGTAGAAGAATTTGACTTTATGGAAACCAAAACACAAAAAGATTTTAGAAAAGCACGCAAAGAAGAATTGTTAGCTACAAAGAAAGAACCAAATAAAGAAAGTGTTCATAGCGAAGAAGAATTTTTAGAAGAATCTAAAAGAATTAGTGATGATGTTTCAAATTCATTTGAAGAAAATTCAAAAGAAGACTGAGAATGAGATATGTAAAAAGAAAACGCTCTGGAACTAAAAATGAAAAACAAATTGTTTAATGTTTATTCAGCTAAACGCAAAGACCAGCAAGACCCTAAATATTTTTTGACTTTATTTGAGATAGATGACAAAATCTTTTTTGTTGAAATAGTTAAAAACTTAAATGCTTTAAATGAACAAGATTTACAAAATACAATATCAGTTTTCTCAAATTCAAAAATGAGTAATTTGTATTGTGATTTAAATGCTGTTTATATGAGCAACCAAGAAGAATTTTCGCAATTTAGTAAAGATGCTAATAAAGAACTTCTTTTAAATAATGTTGATGATATTTTCAAATTATCTGTTTTGACAAAAATTAATGAAGTAATTAAAAGCAATGATAATAAGGTAAATTTAGTTTATTTAAAAGCTGATTATCGCAACTTAGAAATATCAAACAAAAAAGAACCAGAAGTAAGTATGTAAAAGGTTTATATGAAAACCCTAAGTAAAGAAAAACAAAATGAAATTAAAGAATATCAAAAAACACTTAGTGAGAGTCAACTTAAAGAATATGTATCTTTAAGAAGAAAAATATTTAAACAAAAAGAACTCTTAAACTATTATGAAGGGTCTTTGAAAATGCTTGTTGAATTATACAACCTTGATATATCGTTAGATAACTTAAAAGAAATTTACAAAATACTTAAACTAGACAAAAGTTCCAAATGAGTTGAGATTTCTTTTGAAAGCAAATGAGTTAAAAGTTATAAAGAATGATATGAATTTTTAGATGAAGATTTAAAAAGTGAAGGTATTGATAATTCAAGAGCTTTAAAATGATCATTAGAATTGCTAAATAATTTCAATAAAAACGATAAATACATCGGACTTGAATTTGAAGATGAAGAAGAATTAGAGTTGTATTGTAAAGAAGAAATAATGCTATGAGCAATAGATGAATTGCTATTTGATAAAAAGAAAAATTAAAAAAATAAATATGAAAAAAGACAAAGAAGGAAAAAATAATGAAATACGAAAAAAACTTCGCTACCGATCTAATTGATCTTTATTGCAATGATAAAAATTTAAATTTAAAACTATACACTTGACACGACAAAGTAGCTAAACAGTCTTTTTTTAAATTATCGCTACCAAATTTACCACAATACTTTTTTATTGTTTATGCACCCTATGAAGAAAGCAAGGAACTTAACGAATTAAATAAATGATATTTTAATTTTGTAGATACAGAGAATTTTTCAAGCTATGAAATTAACGGTGGTAAGGGTCGTTTTTCACATTTAAGCTTTGAACTTTCAGATGTTTTGTTAAAAACTTTTCTAGTTTATTTAGAGAATCGCACCTATAAAAATATATATAGCAAAATAATGAAGGAATACGATGACTTTACAAAATGACTTAAAAGCTTAACTGTTGAAATGGTCGCACTATCAGAACGAAAAGAATAATAGCAAACTAATGACACTTACAAACTTTGACATATACAAATTGCAAAAGACATTAAATTTTTAAAAAAATAAAGGAGTAAATATGAAAAAAGAACAAAAAACCATTAATATTTCAGAAATTTTAAATGCAAATGTAGTTGAACAAATTAAAACAGAAACTAACAAATTAAATTCAACACAACTTGAAGAATATTTAAAAACCCAAAAAGAGCTTTTTGAAAACAAAGATGTTGTAGAAAATGACAAACTTTTAAGAGCTGTCTCTGATGTATATGCTCTTGATGTATCACTTGATAATTTAAAAACAATTAATGAAATTGTTAATTTAGATAAAAGCAACTCATATGTAGAAGAATACTTAGCAGAAAATGACATCTTTGATTATGACACCTTATGAGATATCTTTGATCAAAAACTTCAAAAAGAAGGTATGTCTGATGTAGGACTCTTATATATGTCTGAAAAACTTGTTAACAAAATCAACGATGATAATGAATGCATTCAAATTAATGCTTACCAAAATGATTTAAATGTGTTGAAAAAAAGTGAAGTAATTGAAGAAATATTAGATTCTTTAACACTTGATTTAAAAGAAAAACAAACCAGCAACAACACAATGATTATGTAAGGAATAAGTATGGGAAAATCATCATTTAGCAAACCTTCTTCTTATGAGTATTATTGAAACGGTAAATTAATACCTTTTGCAGAACGCATTCATCTTTTTTACAGCGAAGAAGATTACTTATTAGATCACATTGGTTTATCAGAAAAAGAACTTCAAAAATATAATGAAGAAAACGATACTGATTATTTAAACAAAGAAGAATTAATTGAAGATATTTGAGACAATATTTATTCGTTTAGATCAACACAACTTAATTATTTTGATAGATTAGGAGAAATCACACCTTCTAAAAAAGCAATTGTAGAAGTTATAAATAACTTAAATAAAATTGATCCGTATTGACTTAATGTTTATGAAGATTCATATAAAGAAGAACTTGAACAAGAAGAAATTCAAGAATTTAATAAAGAACATAAAACTAAATACAAAACAAGTGAAGAAGTTTATAAACATAATTGGAAAACTTATTCATTAGAAGAACAAATTGATTATCTATGAGAAATGATAGAAGATAGAGATAATGACAATGTAGAGCATTACACTTGAAGTGCAAATGATGAAGCTATAATAATGTTTTCTCCTAATTATTATTCCGAAGAAGAAACTATTGTAAGTCAATTTATTGATAATGTAAGTTATATTATTAAAACAATTGTAGAAGATAACGAGCAAGCAGAAAAATATATTAAAGAAAATTCATTAGTTTTTACAAAAGATATTGATTTGCAATTTTTAGATCATTTAGATAAATCATTTTTAATGAATGAAGATCGCACCTTAGTTGAATCAAAAAATAATCTTTATTCATATGAAAAATTTTGTTTATTACCAAAAAGATTAGATTTTGACACAACAATTAAAAAATATGGTTATGAAGAATTTGTTAATGATTTAGAAAGTAAAAAAGAAGAACGATGAAAAGAAATTTTTTCTTGAAAACTAAATAAAGAAATGACAATGTAGAAATAGTAATGAATAAAAACGAAACAATTAAAAAGTAAGACAATATGACAATTAAAGTTTTTGAAACATTTGCTGGTATTGGTTCACAACATAAAAGTATAAAAAATATCAATTCTAAAAATGAAGATATCAAATTTGACATCATAGCAACTTCTGAATGAGATGCTCGTTGTATTATTGCTTATTCAGCAATGCATAATAAGTTAAACGAAGAGACCATAGAAAAGACATTGAAAGCAAACAATTTATTAAATGAAGATCAAATTAATGAATATCTTTTAAAGAATGTTTTTTCTTTAAATAGTAAAAAACCTACAAACTCAATTACTAGCAAAGATTTAAATTTTAAAAAAGCTCTTGTAGTTGCTAATTTGATAAATAAAAATCATAGTGATATACAAAGTGTAGAACCAAGTTTGATTGATCAATACAAAATTGATTTGATAACTTATTCTTCACCTTGTCAAGGACTTTCGTTAGCTAATATGGGTAGAGATAAAGGTATTAAAGATAATTCTTCAACTAGTCATTTAATATGACAAATTGGA contains:
- the mobL gene encoding relaxase MobL; this translates as MKKLLNEQSNSGLYQIHSSEEVSLVDINETKKVFQKIKSDQFIWDTVLSFTVEYAKKHNLYSPRDYVEYASKNLKWLFEKEKLSFKDLNFYATLHTNSDNPHLHLVFFEKEQKFINTRNGKKTFRQSGRFKKANLIKNLQHLNNLKSPQELEEIFETKKQVWNTKHTLQKTYKQSIVEQNNFKNSNQKITLLQYELSKIKSPRFKTLNEELKQKVLNVVEELIENNDDLSKEFSKITALINETPFNDKEKNNFKEKELSELKTNLANTLIKELTNENKLKLNYSYWRLKEINPHLAINYTPKVNVNSDNESDKDKSIRLPKIIYKALKSYKKAYEVFGTTKNKNL
- a CDS encoding single-stranded DNA-binding protein translates to MNKIILSGRVNLMKFQLKPVNENENRKLLTFSLVHSDFNKKDNESEPMYFNCIVFGSTAELMTKHFQNGDPILINGSLNSYKGKDNKFYTTVVVEEFDFMETKTQKDFRKARKEELLATKKEPNKESVHSEEEFLEESKRISDDVSNSFEENSKEDWEWDM
- a CDS encoding Mbov_0392 family ICE element protein, with amino-acid sequence MKKEQKTINISEILNANVVEQIKTETNKLNSTQLEEYLKTQKELFENKDVVENDKLLRAVSDVYALDVSLDNLKTINEIVNLDKSNSYVEEYLAENDIFDYDTLWDIFDQKLQKEGMSDVGLLYMSEKLVNKINDDNECIQINAYQNDLNVLKKSEVIEEILDSLTLDLKEKQTSNNTMIM